ttatatctggagtacttctcctgtcctattcggtgtcctgtgtgaatttaagtgtgctctctctaattctctatttctctcggaagacctgagcccttggaccatgcctcaggactacctgacatgatgactccttgctgtccccagtccacctgactgtgctgctgctccagtttcaactgttctgccttattattattattggaccatgctggtcatttatgaacatttgaacatcttggccatgttctgttataatctccacccggcacagccagaagaggccaccccacatagcctggttcctctctaggtttcttcctaggttttggcctttctagggagtgtttcctagccaccgtgcttctacacctgcattgcttgctgtttggggttttaggctgggtttctgtacagcactttgagatatcagctgatgtacgaagggctatataaataaatttgatttgattttgatttgattgcagaggtcttgaaaaagaagggtcaacactgcaaatattgactctttgcatcaacttcatgtaactgTCAATAAACGCCTTTGACACGcttgaaatgcttgtaattatacttcagtattccatagtaacatctgacaaatatctaaagacactgaggcagcagactttgtgaaaattaatatttgtgtcattctcaaaacttttggccacgactgtactctaTCCACAAACAGCTGTTCCAGGACAACAAGTAGAAACCAGAGCGCTCACCTTGTGCATATTCGATACGGAATCGTTTTCTTGTTTCCTCTATTTTCTTTAGAATGTCCTGTTTGAGAGGAAAGATTTCAAAATATCGCCAATTCTTCAAATGTTACAACTAGAATGTCAACTTTTACTGTTATTATTAGGCTTACCTGCTCTGATAAAACCGATCTTGCGTCCGTCATGCTCAAAAGACAAACCAAAACCAGTTGGTTCGGATGTGTGCCTGACGCGCTGTCTGGGAGGAAGTAGACCATCATGTTTCAACATTTCAGCTGTTACAGACAAACTGACACTCCAAATGCTTAAAAGCCACAATGTCATTTCGACAGTCTGGCCCTGCCACTTTGATTGGTAAAGGCTAAATGGATGCAATGATTGTACAGTATGAGGTTGAATAGTTTACAACATATTTTGTAGTCAACACTGAACACTCAAACATTCTAatgacaacaaaaacaaacaatttaatttgGACTACAGCTGTAGCAGAGCACATGTATGACGCACAAATTGCATATCAAATCTTcggcacctgtgtgtgtgtgtgccactgccAATTGACAGGTAAAGTTCTCTAGACCAGTGTTTTACCAAACCTGGTCCTGGGCCCCTCCATGtctgcacgttttggtttttgcccttgCGCTACACATCTGATTAATTAACCGACTGGCTCTCTATGTATTAGTTTGAACTACTATCCACTAGGTGGCACCATGTAGTCGTGAACTAAATAGCTTCTTTTTTTCAAAGGCTTCTGGGATATTTTTTTCTCCCTGTTCTTGGTTGCCGTATGCGTTTGTCAGCGTTTGAGTGTACTGCACTAAATGAAGGTAACGAGCTATATACGTTATAACGTATAGTGCATTTATTCACAATGAGTTACCGTCTATAATAATGTTATAGCTATTGACGTTTGAGGACATATCTATTTTATTTCTGGTGTGTCTAACCGCCAGCTGCCTCCATCTTTGTTTTGATGATGTCATTGCTAGCTGCTGATAATTTGCTCGCTATGGCTCCCCTGGAGCGCCTatgctagccagctaacgttagctagtacaAGTTTTGAAATGAAGTGTTTTATGACAATACATTTCCCTTTACAGACTAGACTGTAGCTGCGATCTAAACCACGCTGCAGGAGAAGCACCACCATGGTAAGGTGCCTTTCTAGAATCAAGATGCCACATTGGACTTTTTTGGTTAGCCTAGTTCTGCACTTTTTGGTTAGTTTTGCACGTTAAACATTGATGAAACAATGTATGTTGGTTGGGTGTTATCAATGAATCATGGTGATGACAATCTCATCCATCCTCTGTTGTCCTGGACAGGAGGAGCATTGTAGCATCTACTCCTGGTTTGCCCACCCTGTGTATGGCCACTACTGGCAGCATTACCAGCAGGCTATGAACTGGCACCAGAGACACAGGCAGGCCTACAGAAAGGCCTGGGAGGCTGCCTATGGGCCAGGGTACCCCCAACGCTACGCAGACTGGCAtgggggagagggtggagggaggagagcagaggagactgCTAAGGACCATGTGGAAGAGGATTTGGAGGGGGGTGCAGATGACGAGGAGGGGGACGGGGAAAGTGGCTCGGACAGCGAAATCGAATGTGATGTCAGCAACATGGAGATCACAGAGGAGCTGCGCCAGTATTTTGCCCAGACTGAGCGGCACAAGGAGGagctcagtgagtgtgtgtgtgtcagtctctaCATCTAAAAATTCCACAATGAGTGTTAATAACTCTATAATAACCCCCTAACACCACGGTCATATGGTATTTTGATCATATTGCTGTATAAGTACACAACTTAACGCACCATTACAACTACATGTAATGAATTGTGAAGTATTCTGAGGCTGACTTTAAACGCCTTGTGTCTTGTGTTCCTCCCCAcagagaagcagcagcagctggaGGCAGAGCAGCAGGATACTTACGTGTTGGCCGACCAGGACATGCACAGAATTTCCTGGCACGGCAGGTCGCTGCCCCCCTCTGAGCGGCCGGGCGAGCGCCGAGGCGCTGAGATGAAGAAGCTGTACGGGGAAGACGCGGCAAAGGTCCATGGTATGGAGACGGCCATGCAGCTCACCTTCGACAGAAACTGTGACAAGAAACAGCCCAAATACTGGCCCGTCATCCCTCTAAAACTGTAGCTCCACTACGGACATCCATCTTCTTCCAATGGAGCCCACCAACACAGTTCCAGATGAGACAACCCCCTGAAACACAGAGCTGGGaaactgggtcatgttcagtagggagGAAACTGATCGAAACGGAGAGGTACTCCCTGCAACCTGATCACTGTGCCTAAACATTCCCCTCTCACCATAAAATTTTAAGTcaaccaacatttttttttggggggggggggggggttctgtcattCTTAGACAGTTATTTCTGTTCTTCTGGTTTCACAATGAAATGATGACAAATTCATAAGAAGAGGACGAGTATACACAATTTGCATAAATGTTTAAGCTCCCCCAGCAAATTGAGTTTAGACTCAAAAGTGAAATATTTTTTTCAGGCTACCTGTTCTGTCAACGAACATGGTTTCATGTCCAGGTAGCTTTCAATCTATGATCCTATTATTGCTGTCAAGGTAGTtttttgtatatttattttttatttggggGGGATTTCTTTCCTATTTCATTCAACCATAAATGAAGAAAGAGATGGTTTTGATTTCATCATCTCCAGATACTGCATAATAGCCTCCGCCCCAATGTTTGTCTGCTTCTTTCTCAACATTCAGATGGGTTGTATCTGTCGCAGCGGCTCAGGTAGAACAATGTGTTGGTTTCTTCCCACGTGTCTGTTTTATATCAAAAtcgtttgtattttttttaatagatTGTTGATATAGTTTCTAATAAAGAATGTTTGTGATGAATTGAAACTCTAAATACGTTATCAGATTTGAAATGTCAAATTCTGTTTCAGTGAGGCTAATGATCATTTATGTCCCTGTAAATAGAATTTTGGTACTTTGATTTAATTTGGTCTGAGTCTGTTATATATGAGAATCCAGCCACTCAGTGGATTCCGGCATAGCTGTAGTGAAGGTTTTGGCTTTGATTTTTAAAGCAACTTACTGTCACAGGTAATCAGCTGGTCCAACTGCTAGAAAAGGGGCCAGCACACGGAACCAGACCTCTACTCTAGTGAGTTACATCTACACACGCTTGACATTTACATTGGGGTCATGGTGCAGCAAACCGTTGGTGGCGTTCTGTGTAGGGTAGGAGCTGCAGAGGTCTTGCGTCACCTGGCATTTCACTCTTATCCCACTGGCCATGGAGGCCAAGCCAAGAGGTCACGTGATATTATATAGATCATTTCCTCCCCTACCATAAACACTGATGTTACTTCTCTTGTCCCATTCAAGTTTATTCAATTTGACAAAAAGAAAGGCACTGTAACAGTATTGACAAAaacaaccccccaaaaaaaccattactatccaggctgtatcacatccggccgtaattgggagtcccatagggcagcgcacaattggccgagGTTTGGCTGggtaggccctcattgtaaataagaatttgttcttaactgacttgcctagttatataaaggttaaatacaaaattAAAATACTACATCAAGCATGTTATTATATAGATCAAAATATATTGAATGCAATGTTGTTGCAGACATTAGTACACTTTTCTATTGACTGAAAAGGGCCCAAGGCCCAGCAGCGACGTCACTCACCCTTCCCCCGTCCCTGCGGTATGGGGTGCATTGATTTCGGGGAGAGCGTTCGCGCACTGGTGCTCCAGCGCGCGCCCTGCACGAAACAGTTCCCCACTTGCATAACTTTTTGTCACATCGCATCGGCCAAGCACTGAAATTCTACGAAAGTAACAAAATGGGTAGGTGCAATTATTAATACCCAAATACTTTCCTTTTCTTCAACTGGAAAACTTGAGTATACatgtcttttttttgtttttaatgtcATAACAATGGTTTTCAGCAAGATAGAGTGCTCTATTTAGTGGGCACATAGACGTAGTTTACACGCACGATCAATTGACAAGATTAAGGCGATGTTAAGTGATTTTCTTTATGGTGGCAGGTATAAATTCTATCATCTGAACTGCGCTCTCATAGTTCCTTTGCCTAATCTAGTCTACTGTCTAATGCATGAGTGCTGAGCATTTTCTGTGATTTGGCTGACTTTACGTAACAACAAAAAATGATAATCCAATAAACTAATAGGTCTAAATAATGTAGTAGGCTACAGATAGTAAATCGTTTTTTTTTGTATTCTGTTTTATATTATGTTAGCTTTTTCTGTCTACGCTAATAAATTAAGGGAATGCGGTAACAGTGTGTCCTGGCCCCTGTTGTAGCCCAAATGGATGGGAAAGAATCCAAGTGTTCTGTCCCAGCTGTGGCCTTGGAATAATTAATTTTACTCTGGACATTCTCCGCCGACCCGGCACTGTGTATCCATGGAGTCTGATGGCAGACTACGCTCTGCCCCAACAGAGACTGGGAATATTCTCGTAGTGAAATTGTTTCTGCTTGCAGTGTGAGCAAAGAGTTTGATTTATGACACTGACTGACTACCCACGAGGACCTCACTTAGTTGTCAGCCAACCTCTCCAATAAGAGCCATCTCGCTCCTCTTTCTTTGCTCTCCTTTCtctttgctctcctctctctttgctcacctctctctttgctctcctctggttggttaggaaacggtggttggttagGAAACGGTTGCTTTACTGCTTCATGAAGCGCTTCACAGACAGAGATGGCTCCAATTGGCTCCTtcatcccccagtctctccccagaAACTATTCCACGGGTTGttactgtaaatgagaatgtgttctcagtcaacttacctggtaaaataattgttaaataaaataaatggccATTTGTTTATTGTGAGTTGAACAGCGAAGAGCCTCTTCAACACACACTTGAtgaacatgtgcacacacacacacacacacacttggtaaACTAACGTAGGATATTTGGGTAAATGGAGAACCGGAGCGGAGGTCTTactcctctctttttcctctcttacCCCACTTCTCACTGTAAAGAAATCTCCATGACCGCCATTGGCTGTCTGGCTAATGTAGCCAATCCCGTGGTAGGAGCCATTTCTGAGACTTTCATGCAACCATTGGTTTCTCTGGTCTCTgagatgggaagatggatggatggattgttGAGATAACTTGTTGCCATAGCGACAGCTTTGTA
This genomic interval from Oncorhynchus clarkii lewisi isolate Uvic-CL-2024 chromosome 18, UVic_Ocla_1.0, whole genome shotgun sequence contains the following:
- the LOC139373175 gene encoding gem-associated protein 8-like, coding for MEEHCSIYSWFAHPVYGHYWQHYQQAMNWHQRHRQAYRKAWEAAYGPGYPQRYADWHGGEGGGRRAEETAKDHVEEDLEGGADDEEGDGESGSDSEIECDVSNMEITEELRQYFAQTERHKEELKKQQQLEAEQQDTYVLADQDMHRISWHGRSLPPSERPGERRGAEMKKLYGEDAAKVHGMETAMQLTFDRNCDKKQPKYWPVIPLKL